In Mustela lutreola isolate mMusLut2 chromosome 16, mMusLut2.pri, whole genome shotgun sequence, the genomic window TTGCTGTATCTCTGCACATAAGCCAGCTGCTGGATATGTTGAAAGCattttaaggaaaagagaaaaatggatggTTATCTCAAATTATTCACGCCCTAAAGAGAACTGCCAGAAAGTTCTTTCCTCAACTCTGTAATCTCTCACACGGATAGTTTAAAAGCTCCTTTTCTGGATCCCACTATGCTCTCACCAAAGCCACCAATTTGCTTTTCTTGAGTGGGGTCTGCATAGGCTTTTCTACTCTGCTGGACATAACTAGGACTATGCAACCATACAGCATCCTCATGCCAGAACCCCAACCATGCCCAAGCAGCAAGCCCTGCACACATCCCCACGAGCTGGCACGGACTCCGTGACAGAGAAGCTACCCGATTATCTGCGTTCGGACGTGGCCCTCATCtttgccttccttcctccccagtgGCCGACTGAATACCACCCTACAAACCTTGGCATAGGGTGCAAGGTAATCCAGAGCCGTGATGTGCAACCGGAACTTGTGAGTCTTAGTGAATTTTCCGAAGCAGGTCCCCAGCGACACTAGCTTGTCCCCAGAGATGTTGGCCGCCAACTTCAGGATCTTCTCACTGAAGGGGTAAGGAAGAAGAAGGTGTCAGATGGGAGAAGCTGGTGGGACCCAGTTATCCACCCGGGGCTCCTGTCGTCCACCCGGCACCGCCTCACCTCACATAGTACACACGGTCGTTGTGCAGCCTGAAACAGTAGGTGCCGTCGGGCCTGTCGACCAGCAGCTGAAGGTTCTCCCCGATGCTGAAAGCAAAAGGAGGGCTGGAGACAGCGCCCCAACAGCCTCCTCCCGGCCCCGCGTCCCCACTCTACCCGCCACACACacatttccccttcccctccgTGCGCTCTTACTATTTCGCTATCTTCTCAAACATTACTCGGGTCTCTTCTTCAGTTAAAGGCCGCATTTTCCCGCTGGGTTACAACACCGAATCCGCGTGCCTCAGAGGCCGGAAGCGGAAGTCAGCCGCCGGCCGCTCCCTGGCAACCCCAAAGCCTGCCTCTCTAGCCGCCGTCAATTTGGTCCCTGCCCCAGTGCCCCGCAGCCTGGAGGACCATCGGCAAAGCAAGCGGGCCGGATACGAACCCCCCGCTGCTTCCGGTCCTGGATTCCGAGCCAGCGCCCTCGCAGGGCCGGAGGAGAAGTGACGCTGCTGCTGGAAGATGGCGGCGACGGCGACAGTCGCTTCGTCAACCACGGAGCCTGCCACAACGACGGCCACTGCCGCAGCTCTCGGGGAGGTGGAGGATGAAGGGCTCCTGGCATCGCTGTTCCGAGACCGTTTCCCCGAGGCCCAGTGGCGGGAGCGGCCCGACGTGGGCCGCTACCTCCGGGAGCTGAGCGGCTCCGGGCTGGAGCGGCTGAGACGCGAGCCCGAGCGCTTGGCGGAAGAGCGAGCGCAGCTGCTGCAGCAGACGCGCGACTTGGCCTTTGCCAACTACAAGACCTTCATCCGAGGCGCCGAGTGCACCGAGCGCATCCACCGCCTCTTTGGCGACGTGGAGGCGTCGCTCGGCCGCCTGCTCGACCGCTTGCCCAGCTTCCAGCAGAGCTGCAGGTGCGGCGGGCCTAGCACTAAGGGGGCTTTTAGCAACTGTAATAGCTGACATTTATGACGAAAGAAATAGCTAACACATAGCAGTTACCATGGGTCAGGTGCTCCTCtgagcattttaaaaatccacttaagCTTCATAACAGCTTTCGAGGTAGGTACTGTTATTCCCATTCTAtgtatgaggaagttgagatggcTTGGGGATTGTCTAGGGGCACTTGGAAGCTAGTAAGCCTGCCCCAAGGCAGGATTGGAAAACAGCTGCACGTCCCTCCCTCACAGGACTGTTGTGAGTACTAGAGAATCCACGCAAAGCACTTATTGGGTCTGACATAGCTAACATTCTACGATCGCCAGCTATAAGCTACACGAGCCGACCACCCAAAGGACAACGAAATCCTTTCATTTGGAGGCAGCAAAAATTATCCAAAAAAATCTCTCCTTTTTATGCCATATTCTGCCTCTTTAGGCCTCAGTCTATTATCCTTAATTCTACCTTTCAGCCTTTCTCgataaaatttaagttttgaGTCTTTGGATATTTGACAAGAGCTTCTATACCCTTCCGCCCGCCTTCCTATATAGGGGACTTCATAAAGCAGGTCTCTGTAGTTATGGAGAAGGGAAAACTGTGGAGTTAAAAGTGGAACAACACGCTAAGAAAAGATGAAGAGGCTGAGGGAACTTGAGGGTAAGGTTATAGCTTCTAAGCTGGTTAGGGATCACAAAAAGAatagctattattaatatttactgtGTGTCAGGTTCTGTGTTAAATGCTTTAtacacatcatctcatttaatcctcacatgcTTATGAGGTGGGTCCTCCTACTATTTTACCAATAAGGAGAGAATTCAGAGAGCCTAAGTACCCTGCCACTGCTAGttaagtggcagatctgggctcacagatttttatcatttattaattgtgtgatcttggacaagccGCTTAGCCTCTCTGGGATTAAAGTTGCCTCAAGGGTGATAGTACTTACCTCACAGGTTTGGTGTGAAGATTAAATCATAAACCATCCAGATCACTGTCCAGTTCATAATAAATTCTTGGTAATTGTAGCTAAGTTTTGGATGTAGAGTAGTGAGCAACCAATATTCTCCTGTCTGTTACTAGGAACTTTGTTAAAGAGGCTGAGGAGATCAGCTCCAACCGCCGGATGAACACCCTGACTCTAAACCGGCACACAGAAATCCTGGAAATCCTGGAGATTCCTCAGCTAATGGACACCTGTGTCCGGAACAGCTATTATGAAGAGGCCTTGGAGCTTGCAGCCTATGTACGCCGACTGGAAAGGAAATATTCCTCCATCCCTGTCATCCAGGTAGCCACACTGCCCCAAAAGGACACAAACTGATGTTTTTATAATCAGTAATTCTGTGGTTATCACTGAACCTTTAGGCAGAAACCTTAGGGAAattttgcatgttttattttggtttctagtGGCCAGGCAGGCTTGAAcatgaatcattcattcattcattcaactgatAAATATTaatcatgtgccaggcactgatctAGGTCTTGGGGAGACAATGACACAAAGCACAGAAGGTCCTAGATTTCATGAATGTAAGCGGATAGttggtaaataaataatatgatccTTTCAGATAATGGTAACTGTCTGAAGGAAATAAACTAGGGAATGGGTAGGAGACTAGGGTATGTACCCTAGGTAGAGTAGTGAAGAAAGGCTCTGCTGGAGAGATAATATTTAAACTGAGACCCAGATGATGAGAAGGAACCAGTCACACAAAGATGTGGGGAAAGAGCAAACCAGAAAGTGGAAAGACCAGGTATAGCAGACTGAGGAGGGAAAAAGTTGAGAGTGTTTAAGAAATacaagggcgcttgggtggctcagttggttaaacaactgccttaagctcaggtcatgaacctggagtcataggatcgagtcccgtgttggcctccctgctcagcgaggagtctgtttctccctctgaccctccctcctctggtgcatgctctctctctcaaataaataaataaaatcttaaaaaaaaaaaaatacaaggcagaaaaagaaaaaagaaaaagacagccaGTGTGACTGGACTGCAGTGAGCAGACGGACAGAATTAGAAAGCTGCTGAGGCACGACAATTAAACGGGGCTTGTAGGCCACAGTGAATGCGGTATTTGTTGGTAAACCTGTACACATCAACTTTAGGAAATCTTCATATCAGGAAAGCAGTGGGAATGTTGATCTCCAATTATTCAGGGGTAGCGGAATGGGTTCCCGGAAGTGTCATTCCCACTGTGATGTGACCGACTCCCTATATTGTCAGGGCATCGTGAACGAAGTGCGCCAGTCCATGCAGCTGATGCTGAGCCAGCTGATCCAGCAACTAAGAACCAACATCCAGCTCCCCGCCTGCCTCCGTGTCATTAGCTTCCTCCGGTGCATGGATATCTTCACTGAGGCTGAGTTGAGGGTGAAGTTTCTTCAGGCCCGAGATGCTTGGCTCCGTTCCATTCTGACTGCCATCCCCAATGACGATCCCTATTTCCACATCACAAAAACCATTGAGGCCTGCCGTGTCCATCTGTTCGATATCATCACCCAGTATCGTGCCATATTCTCTGATGAGGACCCATTGTTGCTCCCTGCCATGGGTGAGCACACTATAAACGAGAGTGCCATCTTCTATGGCTGGGTGCTACAGAGAGTCTCACAGTTCCTGCAGGTGCTGGAGACCGACCTTTACCGGGGGATTGGTGGTCGTCTAGATTCTCTGCTGGGTCAGTGCATGTACTTTGGGCTGTCCTTCAGCCGGGTCGGGGTTGATTTCCGGGGCCAGTTGGCTCCTGTTTTCCAGCGGGTGGCCATCAGCACTTTCCAGAAGGCAATTCAGGAAGCAGTGGAAAAGTTCGAGGATGAAATGAATTCCTACACCCTCATCTCAGCTCCAACCATCCTGGGCAGCAGTAACCTGCCTGCTGCTGTGCCAGTCACTCAGCCGGGGACCCTGCAGCCACCCATGGTACTCTTGGATTTCCCCCCACTTGCCTGCTTCCTCAACAATATTCTGGTTGCCTTCAATGATCTGCGCCTCTGCTGCCCTGTGGCCCTGGCACAGGAAGTGACTAGGGCCCTGGAGGACGCTCTTGTCAAGGTGAGCACATTctgctggctccctgctggggctTCTAACAGGTGGCCAgacttttgtaaaaaataaatcagtctgTGTGATACGTGGTTGCAGACTTAGGCTTAGTGCGGTTTTAGACTTTTTCTGATTGAGAAGCTCTAGTTAGTCCCCCATGATGGGACCTAAAACAATACATAAAGTGGCTCACCTGTAAAAATGACTGAGTAATGTGTTAGTTTTCTCCTGCTACATAACAAACCTCTACAAACGTAGCAGCCAAGATAACACAGTTCTCGTCTCCCAGTTTCTTTGGATTGGGAgtcctgggttctctgctcaggatcTCACAAGGCTACAGTCAAAGTATTGGCCAGGCGGCAGTCTCATCTGAAGCCTGGGGTCCCTTTTCAAGCTCATTCATGTTGTTAGATCTCTGTTCTTTGCAATTGTAGGTTTAAGGCCCTTAGGTCCTAGAAGCCACCTCCCTCCATAAAGTGTGGCTTTCTGTTTTAGGCCAACAGAGAGCAACTCTCCTGGGTGAGTCTCTTTTATTTGTAGGGAAATCCTcaacctttttttaatttttttttttaagattttatttatttatttgacagagagagatcacaagtaggcagagaggcaggcagagagagagaggaggaggaagcaggctccctgctgagcagagagcctgatgcgggactcgatcccaggaccctgagatcatgacctgagccgaaggcagcggcttaacccactgagccacccaggcgccctcaacctttttttaaaaaggcttatcTGATTAAGTAGGGCCCAACCAGGATATCCCTTGACTAATTCAAAGTCAACTGATTAGGGgctttaattacatctgcaaatttTTCACCTTCGCCATATTAAGTAGGGGTTAGAAACAAGCCACACATACTGCCTGCAGTCAAGGGGAAGGGATTACACAAAGGCGTGGATACCAGGGGTGGGATTCTTAAGAACCATCTTAGAATTCTACACAATACAAGAAATACTACAACTAATGATCTCCTGTAAAAtatcttttacatatttaaaCCTTTATATAATGGGATGTTTCTTATGACTTACAGCATCTTACAATTGCTGTCCACCAGGTGGCAGTTGTGACATGGTTATATAAAATCTTTCTGAGCCCAACTCTCTTACTCTTGGGCTTGCCCGCTTTCATATCTCAAGTGTACTTTTTGCTTTAATAAACTTTCCCACTTGtgttactcaaaaaaaaaaaaaaaaaaaaaaaagtctgttcaagCCCTCctgaaagaggaaggaagcatgAGCACTGAAACTTTGTAGTCAATGAATTCAGGTAATAGTAACGCGCTAATGTTTATGTAGAACTTACTTCATTCCAGGTCGTGTTCATTATACTTTATATCTATTGAGAACTGATCCTCACATCCCTAAGAGATAGATCCTGTTGCAGGCCCtactttataaataaggaaactgaggaacaggGGGCACAAAGTGTTCAATCACCTCAAAGTCACAAAACCAGCAAGTGGCACAGCTAGGACTTGAACCAGGAACGTCAGCTAGGttgctcttttattttaatgtggaaCTTCTTTTTTAGCTCAgtgttcttttataattttttagcgGTCTAGCTTCCTAGAACCTCAGAAGCCTTactcagtaaaaatattttataattttgcctcATTTTCCTGGACCCAATATAGTTGTGGTCCATCTCCTGTAGGAGTCAAGAACCTTGATGCTCTTCCACTAGAAGTGGAAAGTGTGCCAGTAATGAAACAAGTTGGGTTTGAGTCAAAAATACATCAACGAAGCGAAAGAACTGTGGAGAGACCACAATTCTGAATTTAAACAAGACAGTAATATAATGTACTGTTTGGAATGACTTTCTTTATGAAAACTTGAGGGCTGCATATTTGTGCTTAGTTTCAGGTACCACTGATGGTGATAGTCTAGTGACTGATGGTGCCCCTGTCTCCTAGGTAACCAAAACAATCCTGGCCTTCCATCGTGCAGAAGAGGCTGCTTTCAACAGTGAGGAGCAAGAGCTCTTTGTCCAGTTCTGCACTGTCTTCCTGGAAGACCTTGTTCCTTATTTAAATCGCTGTCTCCAAGTCCTTTTTCCACCAGCTCAGATAGCACAGACCTTAGgtaagagaaaggaggggaaagatCTTGACAACTACTGTATTGACATAATTCATATACTAAATATTTCACCTATTTGTAAAATTCACTGTTTTTTAGTAagtatacagatatatacagCCATTATCACtgtccagttttagaacatttccatcaccctaaAAAGAACGCTCTTGTCCAGTGTAGTCATTACCCAATCCCAGTCttagcccctgacaaccactaatctgcctTCTATTACaacagatttgccttttctggacatttcatataaatgaaataatacagtatgtgTGTATCTGGCTAAGTGGAAGAAGCTAGTTACAGGAgaaccacatattgtatgactctattaatatgaaatgtccagaaaaggtattttgaaaagatttttttccccaatctgTCTTCACTTCGCTGTGGCCACACCAGCAGAGTGGCTCTTGGCAACTTTCCCCCCAGCTTtctccctgggcctggcccaAGGAAGCCAATGCCTTCCGAGGTTCTCTTGGCTCTTAACTCCATCAACCCTCCACCGTGTTGTTCCAGATTACCTTCAAAGTCTCGATTTATAGTATGGTTTTTGGTCCCAAATCACAAAAACGCCTTTCACTGTATGGCATTGTGGAAATTGTGTCTGTTAcgtcctataattttttttttcctctgcgaCACatcaatatttaaatttgttaaacgtttttttctatttcactttcTCTACCTGTGGGTCAGGCATTCCACCCACTCAGCTCTCCAAGTACGGAAACCTTGGGCATGTGAACATCGGTCTCGTCCAGGAGCCTCTTGCCTTCCTCCTGCCGAAGAGAGAGCTGGTCCTCTGTCTGGATGACAAGGAGCTGGCGCCGGAGCTCGCAGCTCCAGCACCCGCCGCCGAGGAGTCAGGCATGGAACCCGCCGCCGCTGCAGCTCGCCCTGAGGATGCGCAGGAGCAGGCGGACTCCGCTGAGGCGCCGCCGGCTGAGGTCCCGGGTGCGGACACCTAACGGGGGGGGCGGCCAGCGCTTCTGCCGCGCCCGCGGAGAGGTGAGGCCGGCCGTGGAGAGCACGGCGCAGCCCCAGGGGGTAGGCTGCGAAGGCATTCGTGAGCGCATACGAAAGGGGGAACCTCCATGCGTCACGCTTGCAAACGGTTGATTATACATAAAAACACGAAATTCAGTAATAAAGCTGCTGACGTCACGGAGGCGGGCTGCGCTCTAGGGGCCGCGCTCGCGCTTCCGGAAGGCGCGCGAGAACTCGGCTTCCCGGCGTTCCCCGCGACGGGAGCGCTCGCCTACGGGGGCCGGGGAGGGCGCAGGCGACCGGGAGGATCTGTCCCGCGTACCGGGAACCGAATGGGAGCGCCGCTGCTGCTGGGGACGCTCCTGGCGCGGGCGCGTCCCTGCTTGGGACCAGCCCCATCGTGGTCAGGGGgagcggcgggcggcggcgcccGGGGCTGCAGTTCGGCGCCCACCCGGGACAGCCTCGAGGGCCCGGCGCGCCGGCGGTCCTACTGGCGCTATGTGCGGCGTCTGGTGCTGGGCGCGCCCCAGCCGCCCTACCCGCGCGTGTGTCAGGTCGGCGACCCGGCGCTGCGGGCCGTGGCTGGCCCGGTGGAGCCGGCGCAGCTGGCGGGGCCCGAACTGCAGCGGCTGGTGCAGAGGCTGGTGCAGGTGATGCGGAGCCGGCGCTGCGTGGGCCTGAGCGCTCCGCAGCTCGGAGTGCCGCTGCAGGTGCTGGCTTTGGAGTTCCCCGAGGCGCTCTTCCGCGCCTGCCCGCCGCGCCTGCGCGAGGCCCGCCAGATGGAGCCCTTCCCCCTGCGCGTGTTTGTGAACCCCAGTCTGCGGGTGCTAGACAGCCGCCTGGTCACCTTCCCTGAGGGCTGCGAGAGCGTCGCAGGCTTCCTGGCCTGCGTACCCCGCTTCCAGGCCGTGCAGATCTCAGGTGCGGCAGGGGCAGGGCGGTGGCTTTGGGGTGGTTGGGTAAACGCGTGCAGCTCTTCCCCTTTGCCCATGGAAGCGGCGATCTCTGGTCCTATGTAGTTTTCTCAAAGCTCCAGTTAAAAGGCAGGTTTGTGAAGTGCAGGCTCAGCGAAGCCTGCCGGCAGAACCCTGCAGGGGACGTGATTCAAGACTGACTGATGGGGATGGGGGCTAGTGTGACAGCAGAGACAGCTTGTCTGGGACTTGGCTTGGGCTGGGAACGTGGCCTAGTTCCGACAGTACCTCACCACAGGTCCTCTGCTGTGTGCCCTCTCCCTGGCTGTCTCACACACGTACCCTTTTTACCCAATTGGATCTGTCGTGGTGGAATGGGAGAAGTGGGACCCAGTTTTCCCGAGGCCGGGATGATGAGCTGTACATGTTTGTCATACCGCAGGATATCTTGTGGAATGTGATTTGTTGCTGGGGTTGGGAAGATTGTTCCTCTTAAGTAGGCCACTTGGTCCAGGTCAGAAAGTAAATGGTATCCCTTAATTTCATAGTGTACCAAGTTGAAAGACTCTTAGGAATTGAAATAAATCAGCAGTACTTCAGAAATGGGAGAAATGTTTAGAAATGAGGCACCTTACAAAGATCATTTCTCATCTCGGCCTCATAGTAAGTCCGGCAACCTATTGTCAGCGTTAGAGCCACATTGAATACTTGGTAATGCACATGGTTGAGGCATCTTTTCTGGGAAGAATAGGGGCTGCTGTCTACATTCCCTTCTATGTTGCCTTCTGTGAACACCAGAGGTAGGGGAAAGGTGAGGAGATTAAAAATGATGCAGTTAAGCATATCCTTAACCAGGCTGTAACTTACTTTGCAGGGCTGGACCCCAAAGGGGAGCAGGTTGTGTGGCAGGCGAGCGGATGGGCAGCCCGAATCATCCAGCACGAGATGGACCACTTGCAGGGCTGCCTGTTCATTGACAAAATGGACAGCAAGACATTTACAAACATCTACTGGATGGAGGtgaatgattaatttttttctgctgcaTCTGAGGATTCTGGAAACCAAAACACGGACACTTGGGATTTGAGCTGGGTTTGACTTGCCTGGTATCAACGTGATACTGGTTTGGTCTGACAGAAAACAGTGAATTGCCAAACCAGGTCAGAGGAGTATATCAAAAATGTTTGCCCTGAAATCAGCCATGGACAAAATATTACCTTCAActtgagaagaaaatgaactCCCCCAAAAGAGTGAACATTTCCTGATGATTTTGTTGGTGGTaattggggaaaataaataacCACTCTTAGTAGACATTATTTCATAGACCTGTATAATGTACCCTGAGCCAAGATTTGATAATGACATAATCCCTAATATCTGAAAGCTTTGTTTAAAAATGCAGGTTAAGACTGTGGTTGATCATCTTCACTGAGTTCTTATGTTTACAAAGGGCTTGTATGTGTCTTACCTGCAGAGTCAGTCCTTTGCCTTGAACAGCAGTTTGCTTGTGTAAgtaaaacagaacagaatggtCACAGTTCATGAAGTGTTTAATGACAGTATTAACATGAATGAGTACCTACACATTTTACCGGGGTCACAAGTTTTGGGTGATGATTTCCCTGCTAAGATTTCTTGGGCAGCTGCTGTTTGGCTCATTCTTGTGGTGGAGCTCATGGATCAGGGCTAGGGGAGGGATGATAGTTGAGGAAGCAATGAACCTCTTCCTGTCAcaattagaaaagaaacaaagcaaaacttgtGCTTCCTGGTCacaattatttttggaaaaataaatcagcATCAACCTGACCAACGATTAGCCTTAAGATACTGTCAGAGTTTTGCAAGATCTAAAGGAACTTGTTTCTCTAGATACTGGTCTTGCCTCATTTTTATGTTGAGTTTTGCAACACAGGTACTCTTACCACAATCCTCAAAATCCTGTTACCCTTGTAGTCAGTCCTGGAAGTTGTTTAGAAAAAACTTGTTTTAAACAGTAGTTAACTAAATGGATCCAGTATGGCTTTCTCGAAACAGACCACCCCATGGGGCCCTACAAGGTCAAGCCAAAGGTAACTGGCTCTCTCTGCATTAAACTTTGGAAGGGTATAGGAGCCAGCACTGCTCCAAGGTCATGTTAGATATTCAGCCACTGGAGAGGTGTGTATACTAAAAACATGGATCCTTAAGAAAATTAGAAGTCAGTgaccctcctttcctttttggaCAATGTTCCTAAGCTCCTGCAGGGTGGCTTCAGAATATTCTGATGCTTCCTTACCTCGCTCTGTGGTTAACGTCCTTACAGATGCCTTTGTAATGTAGATCGGTAACATCTACCTGCAGCTTTCTGATCTGGGGGCCCGAGAGTATGTGGCTGCTCAGAAAGGACCTTGGAGAAAACCTGAAACTCTGTATTGCTGACATCAGGATGTGCATTACTGTAACCAAATCCACCTAGGAGGATTTGTCCAACTAGCCACTACAGCCTAAAGCCacaaatctgcatttctaataaaacGTCACCCACCTCAGGGAGATGTATCAGCCACAATAACCACACTCACAAATCATCTTGAGCCAAGGAACATTTCAGAAGTCACCTACCTTAGAAGTCAATTACCAAAGTTGAAAGCCAAGGTAGACAGAAGGTTTGGGACAGAATTCCCAAGTAGGGAGGAGTGAATTTCAGAGTTAGCTTTTAGGGGAGGAAATGCCTCTGTACCTGTGAGTGGTGTTTAACATGGATGGTGAAGGCACACCATCAGTTTGAAGTGACTTCAGCCTCACATGTGAATAGGACAGTCATCACCCTGCATCCTGTCACTGGTGATGGAGAGGCATGACAT contains:
- the COG8 gene encoding conserved oligomeric Golgi complex subunit 8, with translation MAATATVASSTTEPATTTATAAALGEVEDEGLLASLFRDRFPEAQWRERPDVGRYLRELSGSGLERLRREPERLAEERAQLLQQTRDLAFANYKTFIRGAECTERIHRLFGDVEASLGRLLDRLPSFQQSCRNFVKEAEEISSNRRMNTLTLNRHTEILEILEIPQLMDTCVRNSYYEEALELAAYVRRLERKYSSIPVIQGIVNEVRQSMQLMLSQLIQQLRTNIQLPACLRVISFLRCMDIFTEAELRVKFLQARDAWLRSILTAIPNDDPYFHITKTIEACRVHLFDIITQYRAIFSDEDPLLLPAMGEHTINESAIFYGWVLQRVSQFLQVLETDLYRGIGGRLDSLLGQCMYFGLSFSRVGVDFRGQLAPVFQRVAISTFQKAIQEAVEKFEDEMNSYTLISAPTILGSSNLPAAVPVTQPGTLQPPMVLLDFPPLACFLNNILVAFNDLRLCCPVALAQEVTRALEDALVKVTKTILAFHRAEEAAFNSEEQELFVQFCTVFLEDLVPYLNRCLQVLFPPAQIAQTLGIPPTQLSKYGNLGHVNIGLVQEPLAFLLPKRELVLCLDDKELAPELAAPAPAAEESGMEPAAAAARPEDAQEQADSAEAPPAEVPGADT
- the NIP7 gene encoding 60S ribosome subunit biogenesis protein NIP7 homolog isoform X2; translated protein: MRPLTEEETRVMFEKIAKYIGENLQLLVDRPDGTYCFRLHNDRVYYVSEKILKLAANISGDKLVSLGTCFGKFTKTHKFRLHITALDYLAPYAKYKVWIKPGAEQSFLYGNHVLKSGLGRITENTCQYQGVVVYSMADVPLKHPPRRSWLPEESTETVRR
- the NIP7 gene encoding 60S ribosome subunit biogenesis protein NIP7 homolog isoform X1, whose translation is MRPLTEEETRVMFEKIAKYIGENLQLLVDRPDGTYCFRLHNDRVYYVSEKILKLAANISGDKLVSLGTCFGKFTKTHKFRLHITALDYLAPYAKYKVWIKPGAEQSFLYGNHVLKSGLGRITENTCQYQGVVVYSMADVPLGFGVAAKSTQDCRKVDPMAIVVFHQADIGEYVRHEETLT
- the PDF gene encoding peptide deformylase, mitochondrial, whose product is MRHACKRLIIHKNTKFSNKAADVTEAGCALGAALALPEGARELGFPAFPATGALAYGGRGGRRRPGGSVPRTGNRMGAPLLLGTLLARARPCLGPAPSWSGGAAGGGARGCSSAPTRDSLEGPARRRSYWRYVRRLVLGAPQPPYPRVCQVGDPALRAVAGPVEPAQLAGPELQRLVQRLVQVMRSRRCVGLSAPQLGVPLQVLALEFPEALFRACPPRLREARQMEPFPLRVFVNPSLRVLDSRLVTFPEGCESVAGFLACVPRFQAVQISGLDPKGEQVVWQASGWAARIIQHEMDHLQGCLFIDKMDSKTFTNIYWMEVND